A genomic segment from Deinococcus sp. YIM 77859 encodes:
- a CDS encoding DNA translocase FtsK: MAKARAKVAPPVNRFDGEALGLVLFALGIFLGVTLALPQMAEGGFMTQAHAALLGGLGWGAYLLPVVPVAYGVLVFLGRDLSGLTRRVLGGALVVLSLLALHEVLVPGAAGEVARRAMAPLTTTLSYAAALLPLVTLTLGLEIMLRYPPLTLLKGFFRVLSVALGGATSQVQSVIEARQSGREAARLRAELRQRLAAHTRDLEGLRKLYPQARELKAQYEEVRAAGRKPRSREESDLQGLERDLAAWQEGLKTFVGHATRDLREAVASEAPAAGADAEVTLEEVRAGRHELRVELPSTLASAALERLRRGMIADLQRLSQRAGKLERERQAAEKALVKADVGVLLREYPAQRERAAAWRELAEDFAAWRERERHYPGWPNLAAAFDRAPTELAAALAEALAADPDGTLSAQEEWRARLERAQQEALERAQAMAVQATVSVPREELAPTLDFDFTAMAAEPDGEPAPALAPAPAATVFTAASPRGAEPLAGPSSAPAPTTQATLELQEEDSAAPWESAQPERRRPTAGASHLALPGYDLLDPVPTLAVNTAQLDVAARQRAAVIDQTLRHFGLQAKVVDFARGPTVTRYEIEPAPGEKISRIASLSNDLARALAVGGVRVEAPVPGKSVIGLEVPNAEREPVTFHQAAATPAFRHSRARLPVILGKSIDGELLVGDLAKMPHLLIAGSTGSGKSVCVNTLITSLLYRYLPTELRFLMVDPKMVELTPYDGIPHLVRGVVTNPMDAAGVLLGAVAHMERRYKMMSQVGAKNLEQFNAKMRQVGEPELPHLVIIIDELADLMITSPKEVEAAIMRLAQMARATGMHLVLATQRPSVDILTSLIKVNVPARIAFAVSSSHDSRTILDSVGAERLTGMGDMLFYQPGLIKPVRLQGPYISETETARITDELRRQVFDDAFAEAYGTDFDGTVEASGPSVDKANMDFSDPLLRQAAAICIEEGQGSVSRLQRRLSVGHARAGKLMDMLEAMGIVSKHQGSKPREVLITEADLPEYFGR, translated from the coding sequence ATGGCGAAGGCTCGTGCAAAAGTAGCTCCACCCGTGAACCGCTTCGATGGGGAGGCGCTGGGGCTGGTGCTGTTCGCGCTGGGCATCTTCCTGGGAGTCACGTTGGCCCTGCCGCAGATGGCCGAGGGCGGCTTTATGACGCAGGCCCACGCCGCGCTGCTCGGCGGACTGGGGTGGGGGGCCTACCTGCTGCCGGTGGTGCCCGTCGCCTACGGGGTGCTCGTGTTCCTGGGACGTGACCTGTCGGGCCTGACCCGGCGCGTGCTGGGCGGAGCGCTGGTGGTGCTCTCCCTGCTCGCCCTGCACGAGGTGCTGGTACCCGGCGCGGCGGGCGAGGTGGCCAGGCGCGCGATGGCACCGCTCACCACCACCCTGAGCTACGCGGCGGCGCTGCTCCCGCTGGTCACCCTCACGCTGGGGCTGGAGATTATGCTGCGCTACCCACCCCTAACGTTGCTCAAAGGGTTTTTCCGGGTTCTGAGCGTCGCGCTGGGCGGCGCGACCAGCCAGGTGCAGAGCGTGATCGAGGCCCGGCAAAGTGGGCGTGAGGCGGCACGTCTCCGAGCAGAGCTGCGGCAGCGCCTCGCGGCCCATACCCGTGATCTGGAGGGCCTGCGCAAACTCTATCCGCAGGCCCGCGAGCTCAAGGCCCAGTACGAGGAGGTCCGGGCGGCCGGGCGCAAACCGCGGAGCCGTGAAGAGTCGGACCTGCAGGGCCTGGAACGGGACCTGGCTGCCTGGCAGGAGGGACTCAAGACCTTTGTGGGCCACGCGACCCGCGATCTGCGCGAGGCGGTCGCCAGCGAGGCTCCGGCAGCGGGCGCAGACGCCGAAGTGACCCTGGAGGAGGTGCGCGCCGGGCGGCACGAACTGCGGGTGGAGCTGCCCAGCACGCTGGCGAGCGCGGCGCTGGAACGGCTGCGCCGCGGCATGATCGCCGACCTGCAACGCCTGTCTCAGCGCGCCGGAAAGCTGGAACGGGAACGGCAGGCCGCTGAAAAAGCGTTGGTCAAAGCGGATGTGGGCGTTCTCCTGCGCGAATACCCGGCCCAGCGTGAGCGGGCGGCGGCGTGGCGCGAGCTCGCCGAAGACTTCGCCGCGTGGCGCGAGCGCGAGCGGCATTACCCCGGCTGGCCTAACCTCGCCGCGGCATTTGACCGCGCGCCCACCGAACTCGCTGCTGCCCTGGCCGAGGCGCTTGCCGCCGATCCCGACGGCACCCTCAGCGCCCAGGAGGAGTGGCGCGCCCGGCTGGAACGCGCCCAGCAGGAGGCGCTGGAACGGGCGCAGGCGATGGCGGTTCAGGCCACGGTTTCTGTTCCCCGTGAAGAGCTCGCCCCGACCCTCGACTTCGACTTCACCGCGATGGCCGCAGAACCAGACGGCGAACCCGCGCCGGCTCTTGCCCCAGCTCCTGCCGCCACCGTCTTCACCGCAGCTTCGCCACGGGGGGCCGAACCGCTGGCGGGGCCGAGCAGCGCTCCCGCCCCCACGACCCAGGCCACGCTGGAGCTGCAGGAAGAAGACAGCGCGGCCCCTTGGGAGAGCGCGCAACCCGAGCGGCGCCGTCCTACGGCGGGCGCGTCCCACCTGGCCCTGCCGGGGTACGACCTGCTCGATCCGGTGCCCACCTTGGCGGTGAATACCGCGCAGCTCGACGTGGCTGCGCGGCAACGGGCGGCGGTGATCGACCAGACCCTGCGGCACTTCGGCCTGCAGGCGAAGGTGGTGGATTTCGCGCGGGGGCCGACGGTGACCCGTTATGAGATCGAACCCGCGCCCGGCGAGAAAATCAGCCGCATCGCCTCCCTCTCAAATGACCTGGCGCGGGCGCTGGCTGTGGGCGGCGTGCGCGTCGAAGCACCGGTTCCCGGGAAAAGCGTGATCGGCCTGGAGGTCCCCAACGCCGAGCGCGAGCCGGTGACCTTTCATCAGGCGGCTGCGACGCCTGCGTTCCGTCACTCGCGCGCGCGCCTCCCGGTCATTCTGGGCAAGAGCATCGACGGCGAACTGCTCGTGGGCGACCTCGCCAAGATGCCGCACCTCCTCATTGCCGGTTCGACCGGTTCGGGCAAGTCGGTGTGCGTCAACACCCTGATCACCTCGCTGCTGTACCGCTACCTGCCCACCGAGCTGCGCTTCCTGATGGTGGACCCCAAGATGGTGGAACTCACGCCCTACGACGGGATTCCGCACCTGGTGCGCGGCGTGGTCACCAATCCGATGGACGCGGCGGGCGTGCTGCTGGGGGCGGTGGCCCACATGGAGCGCCGCTACAAGATGATGAGTCAGGTGGGTGCCAAGAACCTGGAGCAGTTCAATGCCAAGATGCGCCAGGTCGGGGAACCCGAATTGCCGCACCTCGTCATCATCATCGACGAGTTGGCCGACCTGATGATCACTTCTCCCAAGGAGGTGGAGGCCGCGATCATGCGCCTCGCGCAGATGGCGCGCGCGACCGGCATGCACCTCGTCCTCGCCACCCAGCGGCCCAGCGTGGATATCCTCACCTCGCTGATCAAGGTGAACGTGCCCGCTCGCATTGCCTTTGCGGTGTCCAGCAGCCACGACTCGCGCACCATTCTCGACAGCGTGGGCGCCGAGCGCCTCACCGGAATGGGCGACATGCTGTTTTATCAGCCCGGCCTGATCAAACCGGTGCGCCTCCAGGGACCGTACATCAGCGAGACCGAGACGGCCCGCATCACCGATGAACTGCGGCGCCAGGTCTTTGACGACGCCTTTGCCGAAGCCT